DNA sequence from the Armigeres subalbatus isolate Guangzhou_Male chromosome 1, GZ_Asu_2, whole genome shotgun sequence genome:
TGAAAATAGGTATTCATGTCCAATCATGGTTTGTGGGCGTCGTGttttagaatggattaaaaatgacaacaagggcgtatctctcctcataacatttgtttaaataatgCTTGAGAGTGTAATGCATGTCATTAAATAAGGACTTGGACATATCTCAAAAATAGTGACAATAACCTTGAAACGtaaatttgttctcaacaacatttgctAATGAAAATAGAGCCCATCTAGATAGGCATCAaaccaattttcaaataaacttcctAAGATTTACcatattatttattaaatttccacctaaaagtaaatccgcgccaaatccgcgcgaaaccctaaaatcgttatgtaaattcgcgccaaatccgcgaaaaccgcgaaatccgcgaaaatcgcgaaatccgcgtagtcgtaacaaccctgtaaTTGCTGAAGAACAGCTGCAGCGGCAGAAATGGAAACGTCAACCATCAGCGCTAGTGGCTTCATAGCTTCATAGCATAGGGATAAAACAAAAGTACCGCTTCTGCAAGACATTGTTTGCACTTCTCAAAAGATTGTTGCGTATGTTCGTCCCTCGAGTCGTTCTTCCGATTATCTGGAATAAGTTTTCGGAGGGCTTCTTGAGGTTCAACTGCGTGCGGAATGAATCGCTTGTACACATTTATCAATGCGAGAAAACGTCGCAGGTCCTTGACCGTTGTTGAAGTTGGAAAACTGACTACGGCCTCAACACGGGACGGTAATGGACGAATTCCGTCTTTGTTCACAAGGTATCCGAGAAATTCTACCTGCGACGCAAAAAATGTGCATTTCTCAACGTTGATAACGAGGCCATTATCTCTTAGACGTTGTAGGACGATTTTCAAGTTCTTTCGGTGCTCCTCTTCGTTTGAAGATATGTCATCGATGAAAACGACGACGAAAGGCAAATCTCCGAAAAGCTTGTTCATAAACCGTTGGAAAATTTGACTTGCGTTGCAAagtccaaatggcattcggaaAAAATCGAACAAGCCAAACGGTGTTATGACTGCTGTCTTTGAAACGTCCGCTTCCTCAACTGGTATGTTGTAGTAGGCCCTGAATAAATCGAGAGTAGTGAAGATTGTCTTACCTCGAAATCTGTTGAGCAGATCGTGTACATGTGGGACTGAGTACCTGTCCGGAACGGTGACTTTATTAAGCCGACGGTAGTCTCAAACGAACCTCCACTCTCCGTTTGTCCTTGGCACATAGTGGAGAGGACTTGCCCAGCTGCTGCTGGACGGTACCCATTTCACACATAGCTTGAAATTCCTCCTGTGCAGCTCTTTCTCGCTCAGGATGCATTCGGCGAGCATTCGATGCAACTGGTGGCTTGTCGTAACGATGTGATGGGTAACACCGTGTTTCACTTCACGATGATTCGACGAAGACACTAGTATCTCACGATAATCAATCCACAGCTTTAACGCCGTGAATGACCGCTGGTACGAAGTTTAGTGGTGCCGTCGATGAGCTGCCGGTGTCTCAAATCCACCAGTAGTCCGAAATGTGCAAGAAGATCTGCACCGACGATAGCTCCGCTCACGTCAGCAACGATGAAACGCCACGTGAAGCCGCGGCGGAGTCCAAAGTCGACTGAGATGTACTTACTGCCATAGGTGTTGATTCTCGTCCCATTAGCAGCATGCAATAAGAAGGGAATGGTTCCTCTCTGTCGCTTTTTGATGCAGGAATTATTGAAACGTCTGAGCCCGTGTCGATGAGATATCTGGTACTGCTGGTTTTGTCGAATACAACAAGACGTCGACTTCCGCTGTCACCGCCTACCTGCGCCGATTCAGGAAGGCGCGAATCTAGTTTTTTTTACCCTATACCTATACCCTGTCGCCAACCTTCAATCAGTACTTTAGAACATCTCAGGTTAGAAACATATGCATGGGACGATCTGCCCAATCTAAAGGACCAGCCAATTATCTCTCGGCTGCGGACCGGACAAACTCGGCACTCCACAACTTTAGTGGAAGCAAAAGTCAGTGTAAGATGGAGTACAAAAGGCAGTTTAGCGGAGACTCCGATCCCGAACGAAGTTCGGGAGATGGTGACATGTACCTAGTGCAAGAACTTACCCAGCTGAAGTGAATTCACCCCAATCCGATTGGCCTGTGGTTCCAGCAGCAACGCCGCTAGGCTGGTGCGATGGCGATGAAGCCGAAGGAGGTGGGGCAATTTTATTTCCTCCGGGTGGAGGTGGCAGCAAACCTAGCCCACCGGTCTTCTTAGCACCAGTTCGGGATCCACCTTCAGATCCATCTTTTTTCTACAATTTAAAGTGGACGAGTTAAAATCGAACCTCATGTTTCTTTTCGTTTCTCACCGTGATTTTCATGTTTATCTTAATTGTTTCACCCTCCTTGAAGCCTAGATCTAACTGCTGCTGtggttcttccttttccttggCTATCTGCTCCTCATTTTTGACCCACTTGAAGTGGTCCTGCAGAGCAACGTTCATATCGAACGAATCGGATCTATCGCCGAATCCTAGTCCGATGAATGCCGTCCTTCCTGCAATAATCGATAAACGTTAAATTGGGACCATAAAAAGCTGGTTTGCCTATTACTTACCATTATCATCCTGTATCCTCAGAACGAAGTACCGGGAACTATCGGAAACGGCCTCAATGGCCACTCCCGGATAGGTTTCGATGGGGCAGTTGGCAAACAGGGCTCCCGTGAGCTTGTCCTCTAGTTTGACGGCCAGCGTCTTCCCTTTGGATACCATCCGCAACcgtccggtccaggtcggttcGGCCAGGTTCCAATCCGCCGCACGGTAGCCACGGTTACTCTGTCTCGGTGGGATTTTGTAAACGAACACCTCCTGCTTTATCAGCACGACGCTCTCGTACTCCATTGTGGTTCCTTGCTTATCAATCCGACAACAATGATTGTTATGCTTCCTCTCCCGTTTGACTCTTCAATTCGGCGTTATCAGTTAGTTGAATCAGTAAAGGCAAGAAACACACGCGAAATTTGCCAGAGAAAGCAGGAAATACTTTTCGGTGACACAAACACTTGGGGCTTCACGATACGCCCCCTTTACAACCGAGTTCAGCAGTCAAATTTATACCACCAGTGGATCACGGTGCAGAGGAATGTGTCTTCTGCAGTGCCACGATTAGTTTTGCGAAGAAGAATCCgttttgagtgtgagaaaaTGTATGAGTTCGAGATCAAAACCAAATTCGTCCACAATGATTTTCGGTTTTGCTtgatgcagaaaaaaaaactttcctctTGCTGCACTCACGCACGGACGACGAAATCTTTTTTCTTTTGCGAATGATGTTTTCTCGACGAAGAAGTTGACATTCACACAAAACATCAGCCATCCATCACATATGAAGAGCTGTCAAACATCagagcagggatgccagatacaatttatagaagtctgtatcaatctcagcaaaatgtctgtatttgtctgtatggagTTCATAAGGTACaggaattagaaaattatttaaaaatcatgTACTTTTGACAACGTAGAATATCGAGGTTTCAAGAATCAAAATGTCGGTGTAGGATTTAGTCGCGTCAAGTATGATACATTAAAGACAAGTAAGGTtgctgttgaagtcgaaatacgtatttttggaaattAATCTGAAGTTAccatcaagtggtggaattaaacggGATAATACTTTCTTGTCTTATGCTAAGTGAAAATATTCCACTACAAAGCTCTGAATAATGTTTTTATCAATATGTATGCGAATGTAACAAATcgataatatatatatatatatatatatatatatatatatatatatatatatatatatatatatatatatatatatatatatatatatatatatactagttgacccggcagacgttgtcctgcacagtaggcgagaatgtgcgttccgaactgcccatgcaaaattcgcataggaatcacaattacagttattcacggtttgctcaacctTACTCGCAATTTTCGcgttaggaaatatcatataaacccgtcggaaactgtaacgaatgtttctgctgaagaaatgaaaaaaatccatccagccgagttatgcggatacgaacacagaccatttcatttttatatataagaagaagatatatatatatatatatatatatatatatatatatgcaaCTTTCTAACTGATAATCCGCTGGGAAATTCAAAAGAGTTCAGTTCGGAGGAGAGGCACAGAAAGAAAAAATCCGTTTAGAAACCGTTCTTTGATCTTTTGGGTTTACAAACAGAGTAAACCATTGgtctttcgaacttttttgggcttccgaacagaACTCTTTTTGCGCTTTTGAACAAAATCGTTTTGGCTTCCGAACGTAATCTTTTAAGgcttcgttcggaatcccaaaaggatatcCCTTTtacagaaacagaaaaaatgcattcagaAGCCCAAATGGCTCACTTGGAATTCCAAAagtattcttttcgaaattttaaaCCCGAGTCTGTTTGAAAGTaaagtccaaaataatttcgttcagaagcccaaCAAGGTTTCGTtcggaaatccaaaagaattctgtttaggaagtccaaaagaatttcttccagaatcccAAATAATTTCGCTCTGAAACTGAAACAAACCGtgattttttgcttttctgaacGGAGCTCTTTTCGGCTTTTGAAGAGAGATCTCTTCTAGGTTTTCGAATCGATTCCTTTCGcgcttcctatccaaatcctgTTAGAGCTTCGGTAGGAAATCTATAAGTATTCTGATCAGAATCTCTTGCCCCTAAGCAGtaaaagattccgttcagaagcccagaacGCTCCCATCgaaaaaaagtattccgtccaaaaGAAGACCGTCCGTATTCCGTCCGTTCGGAAGACCAAAAGTATTCCGTTCTGAATTCTAGAACGATTTTGTTTAGAATCTCATCaattccgtttggaagtccaaaaggatttctTTGGCAAGGCCAGTTTG
Encoded proteins:
- the LOC134207607 gene encoding NECAP-like protein CG9132; its protein translation is MEYESVVLIKQEVFVYKIPPRQSNRGYRAADWNLAEPTWTGRLRMVSKGKTLAVKLEDKLTGALFANCPIETYPGVAIEAVSDSSRYFVLRIQDDNGRTAFIGLGFGDRSDSFDMNVALQDHFKWVKNEEQIAKEKEEPQQQLDLGFKEGETIKINMKITKKDGSEGGSRTGAKKTGGLGLLPPPPGGNKIAPPPSASSPSHQPSGVAAGTTGQSDWGEFTSAGAKPQTTATTPSKTNANWVQF